One window of the Labeo rohita strain BAU-BD-2019 chromosome 9, IGBB_LRoh.1.0, whole genome shotgun sequence genome contains the following:
- the si:dkeyp-118h9.7 gene encoding LOW QUALITY PROTEIN: sacsin (The sequence of the model RefSeq protein was modified relative to this genomic sequence to represent the inferred CDS: inserted 5 bases in 3 codons; deleted 1 base in 1 codon): MFEDSLMSRTAEPCKTIYGMQISSGQKQSKWVIAECFGFSKPNFEQKDHFKVPQAALAACWSSSFNHTFTGRTFCSLPLPGQTGLPVHVNANFEVDSSRRDLWKEDGESLKTEWNQSLKVNIISPLYADLLLHLCSVMKKDTPTALVFLKSELEKSCLNYFPCISQKVDKVWHEMIHEVYRSINQRDLPVIPTVHAVPVESSHILQDTKIQKYTVTWCSASKPHSENCPYFTSEGHDGIFEILDDTGMKLVPYSWKMHEIKENFKAAGVNVTEISPSTVMNFLKERSLNDPSQTTGSLPLPINQTLIKNKIRCSKLLNFCLTNVNEKNIHVLSGLPLLLTEDQILRVFDSKSPKLISRFSSLFKGHQEMFADIAVNKNHVQILCEGKFIKRLTIDIAATYLKPEIAQLLRHSLPDQRCQLYKAEKETIQWLKTLWTFFDDQEKSCKNEQLNVFSEIQKHFDDSPILPVICPHQNNTCFLQTVKNISKVIQYESEKIASILIKLGFMKVDLVFFTDLSLEFRHKYMYSGLLQTGDSSAVLGQVYQVPHSQFEELSKDECIDLQGFLQRGIRDSSNKSQYVSIFKSLPLFELISGKRERIDLHSRVFILNSKHQNDFLNLYHVNGCDSIFLKYTWVNLELAECLQIQILNDLEFCVQFILPSVHMMKEAKLLDFMQLLLKLGPVDQRIVSALSEVRFIRDIHGSLQVASYFYDDSVSFXQVMLPKDRFVPETFWENFKDKRTEAYLLLKDLGLKHKVSDEEIIQFAKQIESETRGSTPLDVLKKRSQLLFRTVLSKSNDKNSKLLNRVANIKFIFPVQIHQTLCDYHKAFAQKRKAVAISGSLIDRDNNYHFLIWTSMPILPSEHCSPYHIKKMKDTGALETPPPAKIAANLENICRSPCHTDRLLETRNIIFSKSYAYLQSVDFDVSLFSHLPIILVENGTTLVKATQTALVLHHALEFRPYLYNIPSKYMKFEDFFKKIGIKERPTINQYSNVLQEIYSDSSDKDSLQANQQKTVKRVVQQLFCLLKREQNKTPFFLNNQLYLPSTDGKLYKSSTLFFNDTVFQAARLEGPLETKLKLLEKLNCCHLGNDHYEHQTLLQLLPEHVRPKFLLDVISENLDGTSVQYCDYEGECEFSGWFEKHLSSAAFLHGLICLIREESKGSVSHSEAAEKCEEIFSKIQIICCKTLQTELLLNHEPLEGSKAETDVYVKKQQNGCSFYLKHNDDMAPKVVNEVNMCLTKEINALLKNCLTTSSLLVLVQLLNCDNMEDVEKALAKYGIHNSGHKKEGHGSLPKPGCCIPEEWHDCLDMNFLNNFESGEYVGFSKDESGEYFYAIVIERVDDSLGQTRQFPARYKIQVGSDDFIEVSSLDLYQFKREKKATVSKESTCTDIERVLTSGPPPKTVFPETLEEIKREIDQNLNEIWKMSSEDKQKALKRLYLRWHPDKNPGNETLATEGFKYLQKRIEELQQGTTTTTTTAQAHPQXLDRDFRDFYDMWNTEARSHRRGRERFYQNYSRRHYNFWSYHRETPRPNREEAKRWYEQAQCDIKSAHNDTGGESSEWCLFKVHQAVEKALIAAIYREXGHHPNNCSITSLALQASHFSSQLASLPNTVRQLTELGVDGKKTQYPNYHQFPHIPNKRFGVENARRALDIATNLLEKIEEYIS; this comes from the exons ATGTTCGAAGACTCCCTCATGTCAAGAACAGCAGAACCCTGCAAAACCATTTATGGCATGCAAATCTCATCTGGACAGAAACAAAGTAAGTGGGTCATTGCAGAGTGCTTTGGCTTTTCAAAACCAAACTTTGAGCAAAAAGATCATTTCAAAGTTCCTCAAGCTGCTCTGGCTGCATGTTGGAGCAGCTCATTTAACCACACATTTACTGGCAGGACATTTTGTTCTTTGCCCTTACCTGGACAAACTGGTTTACCAGTCCATGTGAATGCAAATTTTGAAGTGGATTCCTCTAGAAGGGACTTGTGGAAAGAGGATGGTGAAAGTCTGAAGACTGAATGGAACCAGTCACTGAAAGTAAACATCATTTCACCACTCTATGCTGACCTCCTGTTACATCTTtgttcagtcatgaagaaagaTACACCTACAGCTCTTGTATTCCTCAAGTCAGAGCTAGAGAAATCTTGCCTTAATTACTTTCCATGCATTTCACAGAAAGTAGACAAAGTCTGGCATGAGATGATTCATGAGGTCTATAGATCAATCAACCAACGTGACCTTCCTGTCATACCCACAGTACACGCTGTTCCTGTTGAGTCAtcacatattttacaagatacaaaaatacaaaaatacacagtTACCTGGTGCAGTGCATCTAAACCACATTCAGAAAATTGCCCATATTTTACATCTGAGGGCCATGATGGAATTTTCGAAATTTTAGATGACACCGGGATGAAATTAGTGCCATACTCTTGGAAAATGCATGAAATAAAAGAgaattttaaagcagctggtGTGAATGTGACAGAAATCAGTCCTTCAACAGTGATGAACTTCTTGAAGGAAAGATCATTGAATGATCCTTCCCAGACCACTGGTAGTTTGCCTTTGCCTATCAACCAGACCttgatcaaaaacaaaataagatgcTCGAAACTTTTGAACTTCTGCTTGACAAATGTCaatgagaaaaatatccatgtCCTTAGTGGTTTGCCTCTTCTCCTCACAGAAGATCAGATATTAAGAGTCTTTGACTCTAAATCCCCAAAGCTGATATCAAGATTTAGCAGTCTTTTCAAAGGACATCAGGAGATGTTTGCTGATATTGCTGTCAACAAAAATCATGTCCAAATTCTGTGTGAGGGAAAGTTCATTAAACGCTTAACAATTGACATAGCAGCAACGTATCTGAAACCAGAAATTGCACAACTACTTAGGCACTCATTACCTGATCAGAGGTGTCAGCTCTACAAAGCAGAGAAGGAGACAATCCAATGGCTGAAAACATTATGGACCTTCTTTGATGATCAAGAGAAAAGCTGCAAAAATGAACAGCTGAATGTCTTCAGTGAGATACAAAAGCACTTTGATGACAGTCCTATCTTACCAGTCATCTGCCCCCATCAAAATAACACATGTTTCTTGCAAACAGTGAAGAACATATCAAAAGTGATTCAGTATGAAAGTGAAAAAATAGCATCCATTCTCATAAAACTGGGGTTCATGAAAGTAGACCTTGTCTTTTTCACTGATCTCAGTCTTGAATTCCGTCACAAGTATATGTATTCAGGACTCCTGCAAACAGGAGACAGTAGTGCTGTTTTAGGGCAGGTTTATCAGGTACCTCATTCACAGTTTGAGGAGCTGTCTAAAGATGAATGTATAGATCTTCAGGGCTTCTTACAGCGTGGGATCAGAGATTCCAGTAACAAGAGCCAGTATGTGTCGATATTCAAGTCCTTGCCCCTGTTTGAGTTAATATCTGGAAAACGGGAAAGGATTGATTTACACAGCAGGGTATTCATTCTGAATTCTAAGCATCAGAATGACTTTCTGAATTTGTACCATGTCAATGGATGTGACAGTATCTTCCTCAAGTACACATGGGTAAACTTAGAATTGGCAGAATGTCTACAAATTCAGATTCTGAATGATTTGGAGTTCTGTGTACAGTTTATTCTTCCTTCTGTGCACATGATGAAAGAGGCCAAACTTCTTGATTTCATGCAGTTGTTACTGAAACTTGGACCAGTGGATCAAAGGATTGTCTCTGCATTGAGT GAGGTCAGATTTATTCGAGACATCCATGGCTCTCTTCAGGTGGCTTCATACTTCTATGATGACAGTGTATCCTT ACAGGTAATGCTTCCAAAAGACAGATTTGTGCCTGAAACATTTTGGGAGAATTTCAAAGATAAACGTACAGAAGCATATTTGCTCTTAAAGGACCTTGGATTGAAACATAAAGTGTCTGATGAGGAAATCATTCAGTTTGCAAAACAAATTGAATCTGAAACTAGAGGCAGCACTCCTTTAGATGTTCTTAAAAAAAGATCACAACTCCTGTTTAGGACTGTTTTATCAAAGAGTAATGACAAAAACTCTAAATTACTGAACAGAGTTGCTAACATCAAATTCATTTTCCCAGTGCAAATTCACCAAACACTTTGTGATTATCACAAAGCCTTTGCGCAAAAGAGGAAGGCTGTTGCAATCAGTGGATCGTTGATTGACAGAGACAACAATTACCATTTTCTCATATGGACATCTATGCCAATCCTACCTTCAGAACACTGCTCTCCATATcacataaagaaaatgaaggaTACTGGAGCCTTGGAGACTCCACCCCCTGCAAAAATAGCTGCTAATCTGGAAAACATCTGTAGGTCACCATGCCACACAGACAGATTGTTGGAGACAAGAAATATCATATTTAGCAAATCGTACGCCTACCTACAGTCAGTAGATTTTGATGTCTCTCTGTTCTCACACCTCCCCATTATTTTGGTGGAAAACGGGACAACACTTGTCAAGGCCACACAGACAGCACTTGTGCTACATCATGCTCTTGAGTTTAGGCCTTACTTGTACAACATTCCCTCAAAGTATATGAAATTTGAAGACTTCTTCAAGAAGATTGGTATCAAAGAGAGACCTACCATCAATCAATATAGCAATGTTCTTCAAGAAATTTATTCTGATAGCTCTGACAAAGACAGTCTTCAGGCAAATCAGCAGAAAACTGTGAAACGTGTTGTACAACAGCTGTTTTGCTTGTTGAAAAGGGAACAGAACAAAACTCCCTTTTTCCTAAACAACCAACTTTATCTTCCATCAACAGATGGAAAACTATACAAATCCAGCACGTTGTTTTTCAATGACACTGTCTTCCAGGCTGCAAGACTTGAGGGTCCTTTGGAAACCAAGCTGAAACTGCTAGAAAAATTAAACTGCTGTCATCTTGGAAATGATCACTATGAACATCAAACATTGTTGCAGCTCCTTCCCGAGCATGTTCGCCCCAAATTTCTCTTGGATGTAATTTCTGAAAACCTGGACGGAACAAGTGTCCAATATTGTGATTATGAAGGAGAGTGTGAATTTAGTGGCTGGTTTGAAAAACACTTGTCTTCTGCTGCATTTCTTCATGGACTAATCTGTCTCATCAGAGAAGAGAGCAAAGGCAGTGTTTCACATTCTGAAGCTGCAGAAAAGTGTGAAGAAATTTTTTCAAAGATTCAAATTATCTGTTGCAAAACTCTTCAAACTGAGCTTCTGTTAAATCATGAGCCACTTGAGGGTAGTAAGGCTGAAACAGATGTTTAtgtgaaaaaacagcaaaatggaTGCAGTTTCTACTTGAAACACAATGATGACATGGCCCCCAAAGTAGTAAATGAAGTTAATATGTGTCTTACTAAAGAAATCAATGCTCTTCTAAAGAACTGTTTGACCACCTCAAGTCTTCTAGTTCTAGTGCAACTTCTGAACTGTGACAACATGGAGGATGTTGAGAAAGCCTTAGCAAAATATGGCATTCATAACAGTGGCCACAAGAAGGAAGGACACGGTTCCTTACCAAAACCTGGATGCTGTATACCTGAAGAATGGCATGACTGCCTTGACATGAATTTCCTCAACAATTTTGAAAGTGGAGAGTATGTTGGCTTCAGCAAGGATGAATCCGGTGAATATTTCTACGCCATTGTTATCGAGCGAGTGGATGATTCACTGGGACAAACAAGACAGTTTCCTGCCAGATATAAAATTCAAGTTGGCAGCGATGACTTCATTGAAGTAAGCTCTCTTGACCTTTACCAATTTAAAAGGGAAAAGAAGGCAACTGTGTCAAAAGAGTCCACTTGCACAGATATAGAACGTGTTTTGACATCTGGGCCTCCACCCAAAACAGTCTTTCCTGAGACTTTGGAAGAGATCAAAAGAGAAATTGAccaaaacttaaatgaaatctGGAAGATGTCAAGTGAGGACAAACAAAAAGCCCTTAAACGTCTCTACCTCCGCTGGCATCCAGACAAGAACCCAGGCAACGAAACACTTGCTACAGAGGGGTTCAAATACCTGCAAAAGAGAATTGAGGAACTACAACAAGGGACTACAACTACAACTACAACTGCACAAGCACATCCTCA ACTGGACAGAGACTTTCGAGATTTCTATGACATGTGGAACACAGAGGCACGAAGTCACAGGAGGGGACGTGAGAGGTTCTATCAGAACTATTCTAGAAGGCACTATAACTTTTGGTCATACCACAGAGAAACTCCAAGGCCAAACAGAGAGGAGGCAAAACGCTGGTATGAACAGGCTCAATGTGACATCAAATCAGCTCACAATGACACTGGAGGAGAAAGCTCAGAGTGGTGTCTGTTTAAAGTGCATCAGGCTGTGGAAAAAGCCCTGATTGCAGCAATATACAGGG GTGGACACCATCCCAACAACTGCTCAATAACTAGCCTTGCTCTACAGGCGTCCCATTTCAGCTCACAGTTGGCTTCTTTACCGAACACTGTGAGGCAACTGACTGAACTTGGTGTTGATGGCAAAAAAACTCAATATCCAAACTATCACCAATTTCCTCACATTCCAAACAAGCGATTTGGTGTTGAGAATGCCAGAAGGGCATTGGATATTGCAACAAATCTTTTAGAAAAAATAGAAGAATACATCTCTTGA